The following DNA comes from Verrucomicrobiota bacterium.
TTGACTTCCAGCACAATGCTCCGGATCCAATCAATGTCTTTGCACGTTTCGCGAGCTCCTTTAATTTCCCTGGTGCTATCGCTGTTGATTTTACGCCGGTCTTACCTAACACTTGGACGACTGTGACCTTTGATATCAGTCCATTTAACCCTGAGTTTGTTAGTTTTGAAGGCACAAATTTCGATGCTGTTTTCAATAGCGTCGGCAACATTCAGATTGGAGTGAGTGGAGATCCATTGGCCGGCGTTGACCAAGACTTTACATTCAGAGTAGACAAAGTTCAGGTGGAAGCAGTTCCTGAACCATCCACTTATGCACTTCTTGCTCTAGGGGCAGGCGCTTTAGCCTTACTTCGAAGAAGAAGAAAAAGCTAAGTTTTTTAGTAATTCGGTTTCTTAAAACGGCTGCAACGGTTTTCCGTGGCAGCCGTTTTGCGTTTCTTGCCAAGCTCTCCACCACTCTCCTGCTTCTTTTACTGTCATTCTTCGGCTTGACCAGGAACGCTAAAAAAGTTGTGCGGAGCACCTAGGCTTTTGGAGCTGATGTCAGAGAATCAATCCCGCATTCATAGAGTTGCTCTGGACACCGGTTTGAATGAGCTTTTGAAGCAAGGATTTTTGCATCATGAGTTATTTCGCAAGCTAATGGCCCTTGTTAAAAATGACCCTCACTTTTAGCGAACTGGCAATGCTTTGGTCTCCGAGTTTAGCGGGAGCAAATTTCCAGCGGCTTTTGACCCATTTGAGAGCACTGCTATCGAGGAGGTTATAACCTGTCGACTTAAGTACTTGCACCTCTTGGGGGGTCCCAAACTCATCGATAAAGATTTCAAGAATCACATTGCCATCCCATCCTTTGCGTTCAGCAATGCGAGGATATTGAGGCATAGGCTTACGCAGAATCCGCGCAGGCATATTGGATAAGCCTTGATTCGAATGATTGGATCTATAGCGGCTAGATGAGGTTGAAACTGTTTTATTAGCACTGTTATTTTTGGTGCTGATTGAGGTTGAAGTCATGGGTGTAGCTTTTGCTACTTTTTGAGGTTGGTTCTCGAGTGGTTGTTGCGTAGGGGTCGAAACCTCTTGAAGCTTTTCTATCTGTAAAATTTCTTGGGGCGGCTGTTCGACTATTTCAATTTTTTCGGTCTCAGGGATGTCTGGAAGCTCTTGCTCAACAATCGGTTCTTCAAGTTTTTCCAAGGGAGTTTCTGTTGGTATCGTCTTTTCTACAACCTCGGGTATGACAACTGCCTCAGCCTCAGTCGGTCCTTCAGCCACTAGGATTTTTTCTTGCGGAATAGGCTCTTCAATGACAAGAGGTGTGGGAGACTTGGCTAATGGAATGAAATGAGCTTGTAAGGAAGCGGGGCTGGGTTCGTTTAAGATAGGCATGGTTCTGCCAGGTTTGATGAAAGCTGTAAGGAGTAAGAAAAGGACTAAGTGTAAGAGGAAGGCACAAAGTGACCAGAGAATGAGAGAATAACGCCGGTAGGGAAGGGCATTCATTCGCTTTCCTCATAGACAAAATTAAATTGAGTAAGTCCTGCTTGCCGGGCTAAATTCATCGCTTCAAGAATATGTTTATAGGGAACTTCTTGATCCCCCTTAAAGTAAACCGCTTCCGTATCAAGCTCTGTCTGCCATTTTCGCAAGTGGCTCAAAAGCTGATCTTGCGGTATGCGCTCCGATTTAATATAGCTATTCCCGTCTCGATCCATTTGCACACTTAACACGGAGTGGTCGACCTGAGTTTCTTCAGTCTCGGCTTGAGGTAGAATAATATCCATCATTGGTTCAGCGAAGGTTGAAGAAATCATAATAAAGACGAGAATTTGAAAGATCACATCAATAAGCGGGGTCAGTTCAATAGTAGGTGTGCTCGAGGAACTGTCTTCAAATTCAATATTCATGCGGGCTCCTTCTTTGAGAGAGAGTTGCTAGCTAATTCAGATGAGCTTTCGGCCTGCTCGTAAATAAAATGTCTTTGCTCTTCCAAAAAACTAATGGATGTCTTCATCGTGCGGGCCAGAAGATCAACCCTGGATTGGAAAATTTGGTAGGCGATGATGCAGAGGATTCCGATCACCATGCCAACGATGGTGGTGAGCAGAGCTTCCCAGATCCCTCCTGCCAAGTCAGAGGGCTGCACCTTGGTGCCCAACTCTTGCATTTTGTGGAAGGTTGCCACAAGACCAGTGACGGTTCCCAAGAGTCCCAGCATCGGAGCTACTTGACTAATCGTAGCTATGATGCGCAAGTTTTTACGCAACTCTGCAAGAAGGGAGTCGCCCTTTCGTTTGATTGCTTCTTCTCGAATCGATAACTCGTGAGAAGCGTAGCTCGCGTAAAAGGCATAGAGCCGCAGAATGGGGCATTTGCTCTCCGTCCATTGATTCCACCCATCTTTATCCAGCGAGGCAAGGCATTCCCAAGCTCGAGTGGCCAAATCCTCTTTATGGAAAGAGCCAGCACGCCAATAAGCCCAGGCTCTCTCCAGAATAAAAGTCAAAGCAACCAGAGAGCAGAGCAACAGCGGCCACATCATCAGCCCGCCTTTTGCTATCCATGAATAAATGTGTTCCATTTCTAATAGGAGTCGTCGATGACTAGCAAGGTTTTACGTTTAATCTTTCTTTTGTCCCATGAGCTTGATTTAACAGAGGTTTTTCATAATTTAAATCGGTGCAAATGTCAAGAATGAGACCCGTTAGCAATAAACTTGACACACTTTCGTACTCGTTTAGCGTTCTAACGTTAAAAATGAGATCTGGTATCATTAAGTGTTTTTATCCAGCTTTCGTATTTATAGTCATTGGAAAGCTCAGCATAGCAACATCTCGGGCAATGGATGCAGGGTTGAAAGATGACATGGATTCCTCAGAAATTGAAAACAAAGAATACCAATTAATTCAGACTATTCAAAAAGATAGCGGCTCAGCAGAAGAGCACGAAGTAGATGCAGAAGTCACAGTGGTTTCCCAAAGGCGCAAAAAGAAAACCCATGATGTCCCTGTTATGGTGACCGTCATGACAAGAAAAGACATGGAAAGAAACGGCGTACAGAACTTTGGTGATGTGGTAAAATACGAGCCGCTGGTATCCGCTCCCTTCGACTTTGCTACGTCGGATAGCGCTTTTGCCTACTCCCAAAGCGGCTTCAGCAGCTATAACATACGAGGGATTGAGGGTAACCGTGTCTTGCTGACCGTCGACGGAATACGTCAGGCGCCTTCTTACCTTTCTAATTCTTTCGACCAAACGGCTGAAGCCCCTGGTGGATCAGGGCGTGATTTCTTTGACCCCGCTATGTTTGAAGCGGTGGAAATCATTAAAGGGCCGGCCAGTAGCCTTTATGGGAGCGATGCTCTGGGTGGTGTCGTCGCTTTTCGCACCCCAGATCCTCAGGACTTATTGAGCACTACCGACAATCCTTTTGCAGTACTCCAACGCGTGCAATATTTCGAGGCCAACGAGAGCAAAGCGAACCTGACCTTAGCTGCCGTCGAACAAGGGCCTGTCGCCTTTCTTTTTGGTTATGCAGGACGTTTCGGTGGGGAGACGGAAAACAATGGGGATTTGCCCCCCAACCCTGCGGAATTCTACAGTCACAGCTTCTTGAGCAAAATTGATTATCAAATCAACGAATCCAACTTTCTGCAGCTAACGGCGGAATATTATGAAAAACAAAACGATATTGAAGTGGATAGCGCTGAAGGTGGGGGCTTGATACTGTGGGAGGATGTTTTCAATACGGACTACAAGGAAAGATACCGCTTAAGTCTGGACTATGAATTGTCGCTGATAGACTTTCCTGTCTTCGATGAATTCAAACTCACCCCCTACTATCAGTTTTCCTTCAACCAAGCCATCAATGAGTCAAGAGGCCCTGATGTCTTTAACTCGGGAGGTATCTTTGTAGCTCCTGGAAGAGTTAGAGATCAAGAAATAGAATACGACACAGAGATCTACGGAGCGGATTTACAATTTGATAAACAAATACTAGGCAATGTTCTCGATCATTATCTAATCTATGGAACACAATTTTCAATCAGCAATCAGGAAAATCGTTTCTTCCGAGAAGATACCAGCGTTTCCGTAGCCGGCAATCGCATCAGTTTCGCACCTTCGGATACCTATCGCCTAGGAGCCTTTATACAGCATGAGTTTAGTCTGGGAGAAGAACGTGAGTGGGTTCTGACCCCGGCATTCCGCTTAGACTACTATGAAGTGAAGTCATTTACGGATGGATCTTATGAGGAGCGATTATCCAACTTGAATTTTACAGAGATTGCTCAATTCGAAGGCTATGACGACTTGAGCTTCGCTCCGAAGTTCACCGTGTTAAGACACCTTAATGAGTCACTTAATGTTTATGCTGCTTACGCCAGAGGGATTCGCAATCCCACGGCTGAAGAGCTTACCTATATATTCGACCACCCGCCTGCCGGGGGTGCTCCCGCCGGTAACTTGGTCATACCCAATACGGAGTTGGAAGAAGAAAAAAGTGATAGTTTTGAAATCGGGTTGAAGGGTGACTACGACCCGTTGAGCTTTGAATTAGCTGCGTTCTACAATATCTATGATAATTTTTTAGCAAATCAAGAAGACACCGGATTAGACACTGACGATGGCAGAAATATTTTACAAACAGTCAATATTGGAGAGGTGGATATCTATGGCTTTGAGGTAAATGCCCAGTTGCGACCAGGTGAGATATCCGAAGATCTTGAAGCTCTAAAAGGGGTGGAACTAGGAGTGGCTACAGGTTGGGCTGAGGGAAGAAATAAGAGTGAAGATCAGTGGCTCAACACCATTGATCCTTTTAAAGTGGTCTGGTATGCGGAATTCGTGGAACCGGATCAAGAGAGATTTGGAACTCGCCTTACCACCACCTTCGTGGAAAAGAAAACCAAGATTGACGAAACGACCAGTCAGGGCTCTTTTTTTCAACCGGGAGACTTTTTTGTCCTCGATTGGTCAGCTTTCGTCACCCCTTGGGAATACTTTACGCTTTCTGCCGGTGTCAATAATCTTCTGGATCGCGAATATTATCTCTGGAGTGTGATTCGCCGCGGCGGAGGCCACCAGGGGGGAGGTGTTGCCGCAACCAGAGTCACCCAACCGGGAAGAAATTTTTACATCTCCGCAAAATTAGAATTTTGAGGTATGTTACTTAAGGAAATCATCAAAACAAATAGATCAAAAACTATGAAACAAAAGAAACACCACAAACTCAACAAGTCTTACTTAAGAGTAGGGCTTTTACTAGGCATTACTCTAGTAGCTGTTCAGAATACCTACGCCCAAGAACAAGTCACCCTGACTCCAACCCAGGACTCTGATAGCTATCAGTTTATCAACGCCCCCACTACAGGGCAGAGTATTCTCACCCTTGGAGTGAGCTCAAGTTGCACAGCAAGTTGTGGTCACTCGCAGAAGACACTTATACAGTTCAATACCAGTAGCATTCCTTTCGCTTCCAGTGAGGTAGATAGTGCTGTTTTGCGTCTTTGGGCGCTAGATAATACCATTACTATTCCCGATTTTGGAACTATCGGATTTGATCCTGGGACGGTTGAAGTTTATACACAAGGTTCAAGTTGGTTTGTTGATAATGCTAACCCAAAGTGGAATGCGCATGATGCGGATCAGTTTATTGGAAGCATCAATGTCAGTGCCATTGAGGCTTGGTATGAAATTGATGTGACCCAAGCGGTGAAGGACTGGTTAGATGGTGCATCCAACTTTGGTTTTGAGATTCAAACTGCTGACGAATTTTCAACACAGACATGTGCTTTTGCTTCCATGGAAGAAGTCGAGAGTCTCAAGCCTAAACTCGTAGTCACAAAAATTCCTGTTCCTGCTCCTACGGTGTTTGATCCCGTCGCAGGCTTTGGTTTGGAATTCGATGCCGTAATTGGTAATCAAGTGATTGTCAGCACTTCGGATACTCCAGAAGACGGAACCTTTACTGACATGTCACCTCTGACTATTACCACAAGCCCTTTCTCCATAGTTGACCCCATGTCCCTCACGTTAGACAAACGCTTTTATACCATTCGTTATGATTAATTTTTCTCGTAGAGCTTACGTGCTAGAGCCAATCTAGGTTTCCCAATCCCCGGTTATGCTTTGACTCTCTTCTTCGGTCATCCTCAGGAGACTTTTATTATCATACCCGGCTCCGCTTATTGTTATGCCTCGGCTTCTTTTATTATCATGCACCGGCCCCTCTTATCGTCATCCTCCGGCTTGACCGGAGGATCCAGAAATGGCTTAAGTGAAAGGTGATAAGTGAAAAAGAAGATCAATCCAGAAAGCTCAGCGCGGAGCACCTAAGCTTTGATCCTGTAATAACGTAAAGAAAGTTAAGAATGGATAAGATCATGTTAAAGTTGACGGCAGCGCCCAACCCCTCTGCCATCCTCCGGCAGCTCTTACTGGCAATCTCTGGCCCACCTTACCGTCTCTGCCAGCCCCTTCTACCGTTCTCTCCGTTTCTTTTTATCGTCTACCCGGCTCCCCTTATTGTCATCCCCCGGCTCCTCTTATCGTCATCCTCCGGCTTGACCGGAGGATCCAGAAATGTCTTAAGTGAAAGATGATATAGTGAAAAAGAAGATCAATCCGTCATATGAAAAGGCTTTCCTTGGATGGAAATCGATAACAAACATAATAGCTAAAAGAAGGTAGAGAACGGATGACGAACATGAATCGACAATTCCTGATGCGAAGACTTCTTCTCAGCTTGATGCTCGTCCTAGGTGCGGTTGTCTTGATCTATAAGTTAGGCGGTGTTGGGGAGACTGCTAAAAATCCTGACCAAGCTTCCACTTTAAAAGACCCATCATCAAAGCGTGCTTCTCACGCTTCCCATAGAGCGACTTCCTTGAAGAACCCATTAGGTCGCCTTGGCCAGCTTTTAGAACTCCACTTTTTTAGAGATCGCTTTCTCATTCAAGATATTATCCTCAGGTCCGCCCAAGTAGATTTTGAGGCGACGAAAGCCTGGATCCAGCAGCATCTAGACGATGAAAA
Coding sequences within:
- a CDS encoding DNRLRE domain-containing protein, which gives rise to MKQKKHHKLNKSYLRVGLLLGITLVAVQNTYAQEQVTLTPTQDSDSYQFINAPTTGQSILTLGVSSSCTASCGHSQKTLIQFNTSSIPFASSEVDSAVLRLWALDNTITIPDFGTIGFDPGTVEVYTQGSSWFVDNANPKWNAHDADQFIGSINVSAIEAWYEIDVTQAVKDWLDGASNFGFEIQTADEFSTQTCAFASMEEVESLKPKLVVTKIPVPAPTVFDPVAGFGLEFDAVIGNQVIVSTSDTPEDGTFTDMSPLTITTSPFSIVDPMSLTLDKRFYTIRYD
- a CDS encoding PEP-CTERM sorting domain-containing protein, producing MKKILATTVLAGALTSLGQAVVDINYVEDFDSDTANWIDVSEGPVDYNATGGPDGGAHVSVDFNYVDFVAGSQSPVLFRANDFNDASGDAFVGNWIAEEIISFSFDFQHNAPDPINVFARFASSFNFPGAIAVDFTPVLPNTWTTVTFDISPFNPEFVSFEGTNFDAVFNSVGNIQIGVSGDPLAGVDQDFTFRVDKVQVEAVPEPSTYALLALGAGALALLRRRRKS
- a CDS encoding MotA/TolQ/ExbB proton channel family protein; translated protein: MMWPLLLCSLVALTFILERAWAYWRAGSFHKEDLATRAWECLASLDKDGWNQWTESKCPILRLYAFYASYASHELSIREEAIKRKGDSLLAELRKNLRIIATISQVAPMLGLLGTVTGLVATFHKMQELGTKVQPSDLAGGIWEALLTTIVGMVIGILCIIAYQIFQSRVDLLARTMKTSISFLEEQRHFIYEQAESSSELASNSLSKKEPA
- a CDS encoding TonB-dependent hemoglobin/transferrin/lactoferrin family receptor — encoded protein: MRSGIIKCFYPAFVFIVIGKLSIATSRAMDAGLKDDMDSSEIENKEYQLIQTIQKDSGSAEEHEVDAEVTVVSQRRKKKTHDVPVMVTVMTRKDMERNGVQNFGDVVKYEPLVSAPFDFATSDSAFAYSQSGFSSYNIRGIEGNRVLLTVDGIRQAPSYLSNSFDQTAEAPGGSGRDFFDPAMFEAVEIIKGPASSLYGSDALGGVVAFRTPDPQDLLSTTDNPFAVLQRVQYFEANESKANLTLAAVEQGPVAFLFGYAGRFGGETENNGDLPPNPAEFYSHSFLSKIDYQINESNFLQLTAEYYEKQNDIEVDSAEGGGLILWEDVFNTDYKERYRLSLDYELSLIDFPVFDEFKLTPYYQFSFNQAINESRGPDVFNSGGIFVAPGRVRDQEIEYDTEIYGADLQFDKQILGNVLDHYLIYGTQFSISNQENRFFREDTSVSVAGNRISFAPSDTYRLGAFIQHEFSLGEEREWVLTPAFRLDYYEVKSFTDGSYEERLSNLNFTEIAQFEGYDDLSFAPKFTVLRHLNESLNVYAAYARGIRNPTAEELTYIFDHPPAGGAPAGNLVIPNTELEEEKSDSFEIGLKGDYDPLSFELAAFYNIYDNFLANQEDTGLDTDDGRNILQTVNIGEVDIYGFEVNAQLRPGEISEDLEALKGVELGVATGWAEGRNKSEDQWLNTIDPFKVVWYAEFVEPDQERFGTRLTTTFVEKKTKIDETTSQGSFFQPGDFFVLDWSAFVTPWEYFTLSAGVNNLLDREYYLWSVIRRGGGHQGGGVAATRVTQPGRNFYISAKLEF
- a CDS encoding biopolymer transporter ExbD; this encodes MNIEFEDSSSSTPTIELTPLIDVIFQILVFIMISSTFAEPMMDIILPQAETEETQVDHSVLSVQMDRDGNSYIKSERIPQDQLLSHLRKWQTELDTEAVYFKGDQEVPYKHILEAMNLARQAGLTQFNFVYEESE
- a CDS encoding energy transducer TonB yields the protein MNALPYRRYSLILWSLCAFLLHLVLFLLLTAFIKPGRTMPILNEPSPASLQAHFIPLAKSPTPLVIEEPIPQEKILVAEGPTEAEAVVIPEVVEKTIPTETPLEKLEEPIVEQELPDIPETEKIEIVEQPPQEILQIEKLQEVSTPTQQPLENQPQKVAKATPMTSTSISTKNNSANKTVSTSSSRYRSNHSNQGLSNMPARILRKPMPQYPRIAERKGWDGNVILEIFIDEFGTPQEVQVLKSTGYNLLDSSALKWVKSRWKFAPAKLGDQSIASSLKVRVIFNKGH